In Helianthus annuus cultivar XRQ/B chromosome 9, HanXRQr2.0-SUNRISE, whole genome shotgun sequence, the following are encoded in one genomic region:
- the LOC110875823 gene encoding uncharacterized protein LOC110875823, translated as MSWLIIMTFHIALRCYREKGFYYVSKCTSALRQLVYGTASDSWDEYLRMSERMSQECLYEFSKGIVNMYSKLYLRKLTKKDIEKFYAFHEETHRFPRMLGSIDCMHWRWRTCPTAWRGQHMRGDIGSNNNLNVVARSHSFDDIIRGMGPDCPFLLNGVSYKHRYYLADGIYPSYMAIVKTIPEPHDEKRKKFANYQEAARKDVER; from the exons ATGAGTTGGCTAATTATCATGACTTTTCACATTGCGCTACGATGCTATAGGGAAAAGGGGTTTTACTATGTTTCAAAATGCACTTCGGCACTTCGACAATTAGTGTATGGCACAGCTAGTGATTCATGGGATGAATATTTAAGGATGTCCGAGAGAATGAGTCAGGAGTGTTTGTATGAATTTTCCAAAGGTATTGTGAACATGTATAGCAAGCTCTATTTACGTAAGCTAACGAAGAAGGATATAGAAAAGTTTTATGCATTCCATGAAGAGACACATAGATTTCCTAGGATGCTAGGAAGCATTGATTGTATGCATTGGCGATGGCGTACTTGCCCTACTGCATGGCGCGGTCAACATATGCGTGGTGATATAG GTTCAAACAATAACTTAAACGTTGTTGCAAGATCTCATAGTTTCGACGATATCATTAGAGGTATGGGCCCTGATTGTCCTTTCCTGCTCAATGGGGTGTCATACAAGCATAGGTATTACCTAGCCGACGGTATATACCCATCCTATATGGCTATTGTTAAAACTATTCCTGAACCCCAtgatgaaaaaagaaaaaagtttGCGAATTACCAAGAAGCGGCAAGGAAAGATGTCGAACGGTGA